From the Myxococcales bacterium genome, one window contains:
- a CDS encoding IgGFc-binding protein, translating to MRQLLSVCLLISIAACGPSATGSDDDDDAPIDAAAGTCTPGVPVCVGNEIHACLADGTVGPTTQDCAPNSCSGGVCTTPNGTSCDDAVASRSYLGCEYWPVDLDNAVEVNGTEFLPGLGCPDPAGGSGFVPAVPMPVCNSGGILAGLCDYGMSCAASPGYTCQTMNICALNAQQSPFAIVVSNPQPQPVTVTLTNAAGQTGTDTIAPGQVKALFPQQLGMADQSLDYSGIEAKAYKLVSSAPIVAYQFNPLDNVGVFSNDASLLIPAHAYDLDYTGISYKTLVRRPAKNDYNGYVTVVASGAGTTTVMVRPTAGVRAGANVPAIAAGATQSFTLTQFQTLTLEAVGGGDLTGTAITCSQACGAFGGHEATNLTNQAQSPCCADHLEDQLFPNSTWGKVYVVAHSKARTHAVPDLVRVVAQRPGTMVTFNPAQPGCATALAAGGYCDVFTSADVEVSANEPIAVAHYLLSNIPPQPDTDVGDPAMALAVPTEQYRTTYTVLVPQQYQENILAIVTPAGATVRLDGTDVSGQLAPFAGGTYKAGRITVAAGPHTLDCPGTCGVEVYGWSEAVSYLFAGGLDLEQIVIGRAAVTAPALPTDRAQ from the coding sequence ATGCGCCAGCTCTTGTCCGTGTGCTTGCTGATCTCGATCGCCGCGTGTGGCCCGTCGGCCACCGGCAGTGACGACGACGACGACGCCCCGATCGACGCGGCCGCCGGCACCTGCACGCCCGGCGTGCCGGTCTGCGTCGGCAACGAGATCCACGCGTGCCTCGCCGACGGCACCGTCGGGCCGACCACCCAGGACTGCGCGCCCAACAGCTGCAGCGGCGGCGTCTGCACGACGCCCAACGGCACCAGCTGCGACGACGCGGTCGCCAGCCGCAGCTACCTCGGCTGCGAGTACTGGCCGGTCGATCTCGACAACGCCGTCGAGGTCAACGGCACCGAGTTCCTGCCCGGCCTCGGCTGCCCCGATCCCGCCGGCGGCTCCGGCTTCGTGCCGGCGGTGCCGATGCCGGTGTGCAACTCCGGCGGCATCCTCGCCGGGCTGTGCGACTACGGCATGAGCTGCGCCGCGTCGCCCGGCTACACCTGCCAGACGATGAACATCTGCGCGCTCAACGCGCAGCAGTCGCCGTTCGCGATCGTCGTGTCGAACCCGCAGCCGCAGCCGGTGACGGTCACGCTCACCAACGCCGCCGGCCAGACCGGCACGGACACGATCGCGCCGGGCCAGGTCAAGGCGCTGTTCCCGCAGCAGCTCGGCATGGCCGATCAGTCGCTCGACTACTCGGGCATCGAGGCCAAGGCCTACAAGCTGGTGTCGAGCGCGCCGATCGTCGCCTACCAGTTCAACCCGCTCGACAACGTCGGCGTGTTCTCGAACGACGCGTCGCTCTTGATCCCGGCCCACGCCTACGACCTCGACTACACCGGCATCAGCTACAAGACGCTGGTCCGACGCCCGGCCAAGAACGACTACAACGGCTACGTCACGGTGGTCGCGTCGGGCGCCGGCACCACGACCGTCATGGTGCGCCCGACCGCCGGCGTCCGCGCCGGCGCCAACGTCCCCGCGATCGCCGCCGGCGCCACCCAGAGCTTCACGCTGACCCAGTTCCAGACGCTGACGCTCGAGGCGGTCGGCGGCGGCGACCTCACCGGCACCGCGATCACCTGCAGCCAGGCGTGCGGCGCGTTCGGCGGCCACGAGGCCACCAACCTGACCAACCAGGCGCAGTCGCCGTGCTGCGCCGATCACCTCGAGGACCAGCTCTTCCCCAACAGCACCTGGGGCAAGGTCTATGTGGTCGCGCACTCCAAAGCGCGCACCCACGCGGTCCCCGACCTCGTGCGCGTCGTCGCCCAGCGGCCCGGCACGATGGTCACGTTCAACCCGGCCCAGCCCGGCTGCGCCACCGCGCTCGCCGCGGGCGGCTACTGCGACGTGTTCACCTCGGCCGACGTCGAGGTGTCGGCGAACGAGCCGATCGCGGTCGCGCACTACCTGCTGTCGAACATCCCGCCCCAGCCCGACACCGACGTCGGTGACCCGGCGATGGCGCTCGCGGTGCCGACCGAGCAGTACCGCACGACCTACACCGTGCTGGTGCCGCAGCAGTACCAGGAGAACATCCTGGCGATCGTCACGCCCGCCGGCGCCACCGTGCGCCTCGACGGCACCGACGTGTCCGGCCAGCTCGCGCCGTTCGCCGGCGGCACCTACAAGGCCGGGCGCATCACCGTCGCCGCCGGCCCGCACACGCTCGACTGCCCCGGCACCTGCGGCGTCGAGGTCTACGGCTGGTCCGAGGCGGTGTCGTACCTGTTCGCCGGCGGCCTCGATCTCGAGCAGATCGTGATCGGCCGCGCGGCGGTCACCGCGCCGGCGCTGCCGACCGACCGCGCGCAGTGA
- a CDS encoding MFS transporter — protein MSSPPTGRMPRQIPFIIANEGCERFSFYGMRNILTTFLAGAFFAHLSGDAAQGEAKDIFHVFVIGVYFFPLIGGWLADRYFGKYRTILWVSVLYVIGHACLAIFEHEPNGFYLGLLLIAIGSGGIKPLVSTFMGDQFDQTNKHLGKVAFDAFYWIINFGSFFASLLMPRLLRGDGPARWWGLTPASVAFGVPGILMAVALVAFWLGRKRYVRVPPAPDDPHAFAKVIRSALRGAGGAVPRAQVVGAGGAPTGNVGTVLALVGIVGAAAALVGWPLGTSFGGKDIVMALCLALVLGLTGIGVGAWLQLDRARGAHPDEAVDGVRSVLRVLVIFALVTPFWSLFDQKASTWVFQAGAMAKPGWFEPAMMQALNPALVILLIPLNNLVIFPALRRRGYDPAPLKKMGLGIALAGASWIVAGILQVVLDNRTLLASAWVPWPAALSTWRLGTDLSIVWQIVPYILLTAGEVLVSATGLEFAYSQAPKSMKGVIMSFWSLAVTIGNLWVLLVDKTLKRDAVIDGVAATGLSVTGFLMFFFALFAFAAAGMFVLVARRYRMVDNYRES, from the coding sequence ATGTCGAGTCCGCCGACCGGGCGCATGCCGCGCCAGATCCCGTTCATCATCGCCAACGAGGGCTGCGAGCGCTTCTCGTTCTACGGGATGCGCAACATCCTCACGACGTTCCTGGCCGGCGCGTTCTTCGCCCACCTGAGCGGCGACGCGGCCCAGGGCGAGGCCAAGGACATCTTCCACGTCTTCGTGATCGGCGTGTACTTCTTCCCGCTGATCGGCGGGTGGCTGGCCGATCGGTACTTCGGCAAGTACCGGACGATCCTCTGGGTGTCGGTCCTGTACGTGATCGGGCACGCGTGCCTGGCGATCTTCGAGCACGAACCGAACGGCTTCTACCTGGGGTTGTTGCTGATCGCGATCGGCTCCGGCGGGATCAAGCCGCTGGTGTCGACGTTCATGGGCGACCAGTTCGACCAGACCAACAAGCACCTCGGCAAGGTGGCGTTCGACGCGTTCTACTGGATCATCAACTTCGGCTCGTTCTTCGCGTCGCTCTTGATGCCGCGGCTCCTGCGCGGCGACGGCCCGGCCCGGTGGTGGGGCCTGACCCCGGCGTCGGTGGCGTTCGGCGTGCCCGGCATCTTGATGGCGGTCGCGCTGGTCGCGTTCTGGCTGGGGCGCAAGCGCTACGTGCGGGTGCCGCCGGCGCCCGACGATCCGCACGCGTTCGCCAAGGTGATCCGGTCGGCGTTGCGCGGCGCCGGCGGCGCGGTGCCCCGGGCGCAGGTCGTCGGCGCGGGCGGCGCGCCGACCGGCAACGTCGGCACCGTGCTGGCGCTGGTCGGGATCGTCGGTGCCGCGGCCGCGCTGGTCGGCTGGCCGCTCGGCACCAGCTTCGGCGGCAAGGACATCGTCATGGCGCTGTGCCTGGCGCTGGTGCTGGGCCTGACCGGCATCGGCGTCGGCGCGTGGCTGCAGCTCGACCGAGCCCGGGGGGCCCATCCGGACGAGGCGGTCGACGGCGTGCGCAGCGTGCTGCGGGTGCTGGTGATCTTCGCGCTGGTGACCCCGTTCTGGTCGCTGTTCGATCAGAAGGCCTCGACCTGGGTGTTCCAGGCCGGCGCCATGGCCAAGCCCGGCTGGTTCGAGCCGGCGATGATGCAGGCGCTCAACCCGGCGCTGGTGATCCTGCTGATCCCGCTCAACAACCTGGTGATCTTCCCGGCGCTGCGGCGGCGCGGCTACGACCCGGCGCCGCTCAAGAAGATGGGCCTGGGCATCGCGCTCGCCGGGGCGTCGTGGATCGTCGCCGGGATCCTGCAGGTCGTCCTCGACAACCGCACCCTCCTGGCCAGCGCGTGGGTGCCCTGGCCCGCCGCGCTGTCGACCTGGCGCCTGGGCACCGACCTGTCGATCGTCTGGCAGATCGTGCCGTACATCCTGCTCACCGCCGGCGAGGTGCTGGTGTCCGCCACCGGCCTCGAGTTCGCCTACAGCCAGGCGCCGAAGTCGATGAAGGGCGTCATCATGAGCTTCTGGAGCCTGGCGGTGACGATCGGCAACCTGTGGGTGCTGCTCGTCGACAAGACCCTCAAGCGCGACGCGGTCATCGACGGGGTCGCGGCGACCGGGCTGTCGGTCACCGGGTTCCTGATGTTCTTCTTCGCGCTGTTCGCGTTCGCGGCCGCGGGCATGTTCGTGCTGGTCGCGCGCCGCTACCGGATGGTCGACAACTACCGCGAGAGCTGA
- a CDS encoding methyltransferase domain-containing protein has product MPVPVDLDAAAAPVLATLTAPPFAAAVAARADLAVDHVGARVADIAGELRQALALLARPALGLAAGQRVLEVGAGAGALTTVLARAGLAVTGLEPVIAGFDLFDHVHAELRARHPEAPALDRREARALDPDRDGHFARIVSVNVLEHCRPLGPTLDALAAVLATGGRMLHACPNYRIPYEPHLGQWLVPGAPAITARLRPALADDAIWRTLNFITAGDLRRFARRHHLTCAFEPGILADAVARIGRDPAFARRQGGVATLARWLDRAGVAAVLPPTWVTPMVAIIGRPA; this is encoded by the coding sequence ATGCCCGTGCCCGTCGACCTCGACGCCGCGGCCGCGCCGGTCCTGGCCACGCTGACCGCGCCACCCTTCGCGGCGGCGGTGGCGGCCCGGGCCGACCTCGCGGTCGACCACGTCGGCGCGCGCGTGGCCGACATCGCCGGCGAGCTCCGCCAGGCGCTGGCGCTGCTGGCCCGGCCGGCGCTGGGGCTCGCCGCCGGCCAGCGGGTGCTCGAGGTCGGCGCCGGCGCCGGCGCGCTGACCACCGTCCTGGCCCGGGCCGGCCTCGCGGTCACCGGGCTCGAGCCGGTCATCGCCGGCTTCGATCTGTTCGACCACGTCCACGCCGAGCTGCGGGCGCGCCACCCCGAGGCGCCGGCGCTCGACCGCCGCGAGGCCCGCGCGCTCGACCCCGATCGCGACGGCCACTTCGCGCGCATCGTCAGCGTCAACGTCCTCGAGCACTGCCGCCCGCTGGGCCCGACCCTCGACGCCCTGGCCGCGGTGCTCGCGACCGGCGGCCGGATGCTGCACGCGTGCCCGAACTACCGGATCCCGTACGAGCCGCACCTGGGCCAGTGGTTGGTGCCAGGCGCGCCCGCGATCACCGCGCGCCTGCGGCCGGCGCTGGCCGACGACGCCATCTGGCGCACGCTCAACTTCATCACCGCCGGCGATCTGCGCCGGTTCGCGCGCCGCCACCACCTGACCTGCGCGTTCGAGCCCGGCATCCTGGCCGACGCCGTGGCCCGCATCGGTCGGGACCCGGCGTTCGCGCGCCGGCAGGGCGGCGTGGCCACGCTGGCGCGCTGGCTCGATCGCGCCGGGGTCGCGGCGGTGCTGCCGCCGACCTGGGTCACGCCGATGGTCGCGATCATCGGCCGCCCGGCCTGA
- a CDS encoding GreA/GreB family elongation factor, translating to MDKAALVVQLVDHLRASAHTAKTLRDDAATEARDGATPAEKREDARAAIEHGAMAKAQDRRLRAAEAAVEELSGFRPPAWRPNAPIGTGALVEIEDEDTGEGRTFFLAPTGAGVTLAGPGGDGFLSVVTPASPIGRAVMGRRQGDVVDVIIEGRERSWTIAWVG from the coding sequence ATGGACAAGGCTGCGCTGGTCGTCCAGCTCGTCGATCACCTGCGGGCCTCGGCCCACACCGCCAAGACGCTGCGCGACGACGCCGCGACCGAGGCCCGCGACGGCGCGACCCCGGCCGAGAAGCGCGAGGACGCGCGCGCCGCGATCGAGCACGGCGCGATGGCCAAGGCCCAGGACCGCCGGCTGCGCGCGGCCGAGGCCGCGGTCGAGGAGCTCTCCGGGTTCCGGCCGCCGGCGTGGCGGCCGAACGCGCCGATCGGCACCGGCGCGCTGGTCGAGATCGAGGACGAGGACACCGGCGAGGGCCGCACGTTCTTCCTGGCGCCGACCGGCGCCGGCGTGACGCTCGCGGGCCCCGGCGGCGACGGCTTCCTGTCGGTCGTGACCCCGGCGTCGCCGATCGGGCGCGCGGTCATGGGGCGGCGTCAGGGCGACGTGGTCGACGTGATCATCGAGGGTCGCGAGCGCTCGTGGACGATCGCCTGGGTCGGCTGA
- a CDS encoding helix-turn-helix transcriptional regulator, producing MPPADEPTDLAPVVGGNLRRLRTKRGLSLERLSQLSGVSRAMLGQIELGQSAPTINVLWKIARALEVTFSALISTRTQSGALVLRADEAKILSSKDRSFTSRALFPFDEPRRVEFYELRLTPGGVEDADAHAPGTSENLVVTGGTVEIDVAGETHRLTAGDSILFEADAVHAYRNVGKHEAVMYLVMTYAEEVG from the coding sequence GTGCCGCCGGCCGACGAGCCCACCGACCTGGCGCCGGTCGTCGGCGGCAACCTCCGGCGCCTGCGCACCAAGCGCGGGCTGTCGCTCGAGCGCCTGTCGCAGCTCTCGGGCGTGAGCCGCGCGATGCTCGGGCAGATCGAGCTCGGCCAGAGCGCGCCGACGATCAACGTGCTGTGGAAGATCGCGCGCGCCCTCGAGGTCACGTTCTCGGCGCTGATCTCGACGCGCACCCAGTCGGGCGCGCTGGTGCTGCGCGCCGACGAGGCCAAGATCCTGTCGAGCAAGGACCGCTCCTTCACGTCGCGGGCGCTGTTCCCGTTCGACGAGCCGCGCCGGGTCGAGTTCTACGAGCTGCGGCTGACGCCGGGCGGCGTCGAGGACGCCGACGCCCACGCCCCGGGCACCAGCGAGAACCTGGTCGTCACCGGCGGCACCGTCGAGATCGACGTCGCTGGCGAGACCCACCGCCTCACCGCCGGCGACTCGATCTTGTTCGAGGCCGACGCGGTCCACGCCTACCGCAACGTCGGCAAGCACGAGGCGGTCATGTACCTGGTCATGACCTACGCCGAAGAGGTCGGGTAG
- a CDS encoding ammonium transporter — MSAISSGDTAWLLISTALVMLMTPGLALFYGGMVQGKNVLSTFMHSFFALGLVSVQWALIGYTLAFGPTHGGLIGGLDFAGLDGVGTDGAGRTVPHLLFMMYQGMFAVITPALISGAYAERLKFSAYVLFTLAWTTLVYDPIAHWVWGPGGWLGARGALDFAGGTVVHWASGVSALVAALVLGKRIGYPSRAHTPHNLTLTVLGAGLLWFGWFGFNAGGAMTGGADGSAAAPGTAALALVNTHLAAAAGALAWAALEAMRQKKATMLGVASGLVAGLVGITPAAGFVGPGAAMVIGALTGGACFAGVLLKHRFGYDDSLDAFGVHGVGGAVGAILTGVFATAALTPAAVGGGALAGNLGLVGEQLLGLAAAGAYAAIVTLVLLKLIDKTVGLRVEPEVEYEGLDGALHGETGYAFGGGGGSHPALDGD, encoded by the coding sequence ATGTCTGCGATCAGCTCGGGCGACACGGCGTGGCTCTTGATCTCGACGGCCCTGGTCATGCTCATGACCCCGGGGCTGGCGCTGTTCTACGGGGGCATGGTGCAGGGCAAGAACGTCCTGTCGACGTTCATGCACAGCTTCTTCGCGCTGGGGCTGGTCAGCGTGCAGTGGGCGCTGATCGGCTACACGCTCGCGTTCGGGCCGACCCACGGCGGCCTCATCGGCGGGCTCGACTTCGCCGGGCTCGACGGCGTCGGCACCGACGGCGCCGGCCGCACCGTGCCGCACCTGCTGTTCATGATGTACCAGGGCATGTTCGCGGTGATCACGCCCGCGCTGATCTCGGGCGCCTACGCCGAGCGGCTGAAGTTCTCGGCCTACGTGCTGTTCACGCTGGCCTGGACCACGCTGGTCTACGATCCGATCGCGCACTGGGTCTGGGGCCCGGGCGGCTGGCTCGGCGCGCGCGGCGCCCTCGACTTCGCCGGCGGCACCGTCGTCCACTGGGCCTCGGGCGTGTCGGCGCTGGTCGCCGCGCTGGTCCTGGGCAAGCGCATCGGGTACCCGTCGCGGGCCCACACGCCGCACAACCTGACGCTGACCGTCCTCGGCGCCGGCCTCCTGTGGTTCGGCTGGTTCGGGTTCAACGCCGGCGGCGCCATGACCGGCGGCGCCGACGGGTCGGCCGCGGCCCCGGGCACCGCGGCCCTGGCGCTGGTCAACACCCACCTCGCGGCGGCGGCGGGCGCGCTGGCCTGGGCGGCGCTCGAGGCGATGCGCCAGAAGAAGGCCACGATGCTGGGCGTGGCCTCGGGCCTGGTGGCGGGCCTGGTCGGCATCACCCCCGCGGCCGGGTTCGTCGGGCCCGGCGCGGCGATGGTGATCGGCGCGCTCACCGGCGGCGCGTGCTTCGCCGGCGTGCTGCTCAAGCACCGCTTCGGCTACGACGACTCGCTCGACGCGTTCGGCGTCCACGGCGTCGGCGGCGCGGTCGGCGCGATCCTGACCGGCGTGTTCGCGACGGCGGCCCTGACCCCGGCCGCGGTCGGCGGCGGCGCGCTCGCCGGCAACCTCGGCCTCGTCGGCGAGCAGCTCCTGGGCCTGGCGGCCGCCGGCGCCTACGCCGCGATCGTCACGCTGGTGCTGCTCAAGCTGATCGACAAGACCGTCGGCCTCCGGGTCGAGCCCGAGGTCGAGTACGAGGGCCTCGACGGCGCGCTCCACGGCGAGACCGGGTACGCCTTCGGCGGTGGCGGCGGCTCGCACCCGGCGCTCGACGGCGACTGA
- the rpmA gene encoding 50S ribosomal protein L27, with translation MAHKKGQGSTRNGRDSLPKMRGVKRYAGQKVSAGSILVRQVGTKYHPGANVGIGRDFTLFALIDGEVKFERSGRTQTKVAVYAAAAAA, from the coding sequence ATGGCTCACAAAAAAGGACAGGGATCGACTCGCAACGGTCGTGACTCGCTGCCGAAGATGCGTGGCGTCAAGCGCTACGCGGGGCAGAAGGTCAGCGCCGGCAGCATCCTGGTGCGGCAGGTCGGGACCAAGTACCACCCCGGCGCCAACGTCGGCATCGGGCGCGACTTCACGCTGTTCGCCCTCATCGACGGCGAAGTGAAGTTCGAGCGCTCGGGTCGGACCCAGACCAAGGTCGCGGTCTACGCGGCCGCGGCCGCGGCCTGA
- the rplU gene encoding 50S ribosomal protein L21: MYAVIQTGGKQYRAEPGQTLWVEKLAGNAGDQVSFDQVLLVADDGKVSVGKPTVAGAKVTASIVEQGLGEKLVVFKFRRRKNYVRKNGHRQELTAVKIDTIVG; the protein is encoded by the coding sequence ATGTACGCGGTGATTCAAACTGGCGGAAAGCAGTACCGGGCCGAGCCCGGCCAGACCCTGTGGGTCGAGAAGCTCGCGGGCAACGCGGGTGACCAGGTGTCGTTCGATCAGGTCCTCCTGGTCGCCGACGACGGCAAGGTGTCGGTGGGCAAGCCCACCGTCGCCGGCGCCAAGGTCACCGCGTCGATCGTCGAGCAAGGGCTCGGCGAGAAGCTGGTGGTCTTCAAGTTCCGCCGTCGCAAGAACTACGTTCGCAAGAACGGCCACCGTCAGGAGCTGACGGCGGTGAAGATCGACACGATCGTCGGCTGA
- a CDS encoding ERAP1-like C-terminal domain-containing protein, whose translation MRAVWIVVAIACGASGGGCGGSTPTARPPTSRPAPTTPPPAAPTLTPLTAPPGVRLPREFQVERYAPSLVIDPAQPTFSGTIEIAGTLRAPQATIWLHAIGLTIDGAVATTDAGEVALTARTDVAPGRLALTAPQPLPAGRLVLTIRYRGLLDLVDTTGTFRQQVDGAWYAFTQHEALHARRTFPCVDEPDVKVPWTLTLQVPMTLTAAANAPIATEELTLAGKTLRFAPTPPLPSYLVAFAIGPFDVVEAGATSGGAPIRILAPAGRGAEAGFAAAATPKLVAALERWFGTPYPYAKLDSVAIPATVGFGAMENPGLVTYVEDLLLMPADASPLRQRRYASVGAHELAHQWFGDLVTPVWWDDIWLNESFASWLPDKIVGEVFPSWRKPIEAIEARDGALEADSLATARRIRQPIESEDDIVGAFDGITYGKGAAVLRMFEAHVGAARFQEGVRAYLAAHAHGNATAADFLGAIAAAAPDADVTASMSTLLDQAGAPRVTATIACSADRAEVVLAQDRYLPLGATTTATTPRWRLPVCVLAEVAGKRTRHCTLLADATATIALARCPTWVWPNADGLGYYRSSVAAAQWPKVLAAAGALDPSTRVAITSDLLAEIDAGRADIGLALAAVPALVKRGTRAELAMAVDLAGGVRPWVPAADRPRYERWIRSTFALGKRLGLVPAAGDDADRERLRGAVVALLADTGAEPTLRRDAVTRARTWRTQPAATRGLILRLAVRADPTVHDALLAEFPRETDRVILRDLAGALGAVLDPPRLEAALALTLDPALDIRVTLDILGAATGHEATRPVVEAFVRAHVDELLARMPRQAGARLVTWLTASCDAAAIEPARALAEAKLLGRPGARRRIDQALERLAQCAAVRGFIEPGVAAWAHRL comes from the coding sequence ATGCGAGCTGTCTGGATCGTCGTCGCGATCGCGTGTGGGGCCTCGGGCGGCGGGTGTGGCGGGTCGACGCCAACGGCGCGACCGCCGACGTCACGGCCCGCGCCGACCACGCCCCCGCCCGCCGCCCCCACGCTGACGCCGCTGACCGCGCCCCCGGGCGTGCGGCTGCCGCGCGAGTTCCAGGTCGAGCGCTACGCGCCGAGCCTGGTGATCGACCCGGCCCAGCCGACCTTCTCGGGGACGATCGAGATCGCCGGCACGCTGCGCGCGCCCCAGGCGACGATCTGGCTGCACGCGATCGGCCTGACGATCGACGGCGCGGTCGCGACCACCGACGCGGGCGAGGTCGCGCTGACCGCGCGCACCGACGTCGCGCCGGGCCGGTTGGCGCTGACCGCGCCGCAGCCGCTGCCGGCCGGCCGGCTGGTCCTGACGATCCGCTACCGCGGGCTGCTCGACCTGGTCGACACCACCGGCACGTTCCGCCAGCAGGTCGACGGCGCCTGGTACGCGTTCACGCAGCACGAGGCGCTGCACGCGCGCCGCACGTTCCCGTGCGTCGACGAGCCCGACGTCAAGGTGCCGTGGACGCTGACCCTGCAGGTGCCGATGACGCTGACCGCGGCCGCCAACGCGCCGATCGCCACCGAGGAGCTCACGCTCGCCGGCAAGACGCTGCGGTTCGCGCCGACCCCGCCGCTGCCGTCGTACCTGGTCGCGTTCGCGATCGGGCCGTTCGACGTGGTCGAGGCCGGCGCCACCAGCGGCGGCGCGCCGATCCGGATCCTGGCCCCCGCGGGCCGCGGCGCCGAGGCCGGGTTCGCGGCCGCCGCGACGCCGAAGCTGGTGGCCGCGCTCGAGCGCTGGTTCGGGACGCCGTACCCCTACGCCAAGCTCGACAGCGTCGCGATCCCGGCGACGGTCGGCTTCGGCGCCATGGAGAACCCCGGCCTGGTGACCTACGTCGAGGACCTGCTGCTGATGCCGGCCGACGCGTCGCCGCTGCGCCAGCGTCGCTACGCCTCGGTCGGCGCCCACGAGCTGGCCCACCAGTGGTTCGGCGATCTGGTGACGCCGGTGTGGTGGGACGACATCTGGCTCAACGAGTCGTTCGCGAGCTGGTTGCCCGACAAGATCGTCGGCGAGGTGTTCCCGTCGTGGCGCAAGCCGATCGAGGCGATCGAGGCGCGCGACGGCGCGCTCGAGGCCGACAGCCTGGCGACCGCGCGCCGGATCCGCCAGCCGATCGAGTCCGAGGACGACATCGTCGGCGCGTTCGACGGCATCACCTACGGCAAGGGCGCGGCGGTGCTGCGCATGTTCGAGGCCCACGTCGGCGCCGCGCGCTTCCAAGAGGGCGTGCGCGCGTACCTGGCGGCGCACGCCCACGGCAACGCGACCGCCGCCGACTTCCTCGGTGCGATCGCCGCCGCGGCGCCCGACGCCGACGTGACCGCGTCGATGTCGACCTTGCTCGATCAGGCCGGCGCGCCGCGCGTGACCGCGACGATCGCGTGCAGCGCCGACCGGGCCGAGGTGGTGCTGGCGCAGGATCGGTACCTGCCGCTGGGCGCGACCACGACCGCGACGACGCCGCGCTGGCGCCTGCCGGTGTGCGTGCTGGCCGAGGTCGCGGGCAAGCGCACGCGCCACTGCACGCTGCTGGCCGACGCGACCGCGACGATCGCGCTGGCGCGGTGCCCGACGTGGGTGTGGCCCAACGCCGACGGCCTCGGCTACTACCGCTCGAGCGTCGCCGCCGCGCAGTGGCCCAAGGTGCTGGCCGCCGCCGGCGCGCTCGATCCGTCGACGCGGGTGGCGATCACCAGCGATCTGCTGGCCGAGATCGACGCCGGCCGCGCCGACATCGGCCTGGCCTTGGCCGCGGTCCCGGCGCTGGTCAAGCGCGGCACCCGGGCCGAGCTGGCGATGGCGGTCGACCTGGCCGGCGGCGTGCGCCCGTGGGTGCCGGCCGCCGATCGGCCGCGGTACGAGCGCTGGATCCGCTCGACGTTCGCGCTCGGCAAGCGCCTGGGGCTCGTCCCGGCCGCGGGTGACGACGCCGATCGCGAGCGCCTGCGCGGCGCGGTGGTCGCGCTGCTCGCGGACACTGGCGCCGAGCCGACCCTGCGGCGCGACGCCGTGACCCGGGCGCGGACGTGGCGGACCCAGCCGGCGGCGACCCGCGGGCTGATCCTGCGGCTCGCGGTCCGCGCCGATCCGACCGTGCACGACGCGCTCCTGGCCGAGTTCCCGCGCGAGACCGACCGGGTGATCCTCCGCGACCTCGCCGGCGCGCTCGGCGCCGTGCTCGATCCGCCGCGGCTCGAGGCCGCCCTCGCGCTCACGCTCGATCCGGCGCTCGACATCCGCGTCACGCTCGACATCCTCGGTGCCGCGACCGGCCACGAGGCCACGCGCCCCGTGGTCGAGGCGTTCGTGCGCGCCCACGTCGACGAGCTGCTCGCGCGGATGCCGCGCCAGGCCGGCGCGCGGCTGGTCACCTGGCTGACCGCGAGCTGCGACGCCGCAGCGATCGAGCCCGCCCGCGCCCTGGCCGAGGCCAAGCTGCTCGGTCGCCCCGGCGCCCGCCGCCGGATCGACCAGGCCCTCGAGCGCCTGGCGCAGTGCGCCGCCGTGCGCGGCTTCATCGAGCCCGGCGTCGCCGCCTGGGCCCACCGGCTGTAG